The genome window TGTTTGTAGATGCATAGggagatgaaagagagagacaggttcagtgtatgagctCTAGGATTGTGTGATTGctaaaagtaagaaaaagaattgatttgaaaagctatTTATAGTGGTGCAGAAGTTATAAGTGGGAAAGTTCCTGCTCGTAAAACGAGAAAAACCCTCCACCATTGGATTTACATATTACCGTTGAACGTAGGGGACAGGGGCATTACCAAAATTTAATGTTGACGCGCTCTGGACACCGAAGTGTCAGAAGTGTGCCTTGAGCAGGTAAAAAGACAAATAGGAGGTCAGGAATACAAAATAGGACCATACACAGGATGGGCTGAGGACGTTAAAATCATCCTTTcctcccgaggagtcgaaaaataagattttgaagggctattgtgggggccagttaatcaGGAGGTACTGTTAAGGCTGTGCtaactgggcctgtggcccaatcCAAGGAGATTAGACCATCTGAGGAGGTCCAGATAAGATTATAAGGAGAACGGAGTAAAAAGAAGAGTAGAGATAATATGAGAAAAGTCCAACGAGTGTCTGAGGATAAAAACCATCTCGCCAACAAGTGTCTGAGGTTAGAAAGAGTGCTATATCATCATGGACTTTCTTCGAAGTTACATCACCACTAAGGGTTAGACATTGGACAAGGGATAAGAAAGGAGaagggcaacaaatatcttcaaaaagctgCTACCTTTGCATTAAATGACCTttaaccaactctctggccgcattaatgtggaaatgatgcctgaacagtgatcaagcagctttacagctactagttgatggttctgaGAGGTGCTGAATGGGACAGGAAGGAGGAAGGAGTTccccgaatctaacctacacgtatgtggtagggatgataccaagattgtagtatataacaTAGGAAAATGTACTAAAAGAGGGAGATCGGgaaaaaatcaagcaattttagAACAAGATTGCGAACtcttgtataattttattgatcaacaagacaatataatataaactcCTCAAGCTACTCCAAGGACAGATTTTCGCATCCTACTTGTGTCTAACAGCcttaaattaccaaattttatcgtttttcttctggaatagatctagttctttcatccacgctctacaaatttattgtttgggccgctTGGGCTagaacccaatcctatattgggtccaatccaatttcagtccttacagTATCTTTTTAAAGCAAtaagttataaatatataaaaaattttgcattttcccatttaaaaaaaaaaaaaaacattgaaataaatgcatttgtCATTACTTGATAGTTTGACATAAATGCTAAATGTAAATAATGTGGAAGCCTAAATGAAAACAATGGCATACAATGTCCCACTTGGCAGAACCTCATGCTTTCTCACGTGAggtctctacttttatatatactagttgcATACCTGTGCGTTGTGCGTGATAATTGTTTTAGGATggtctcattaaatattttattaatactataattttagttattaaccattagtttttcattagtttttatgttaataaaaaccttaaatatacctttttttacctttatactcacacacatatggtgaatctttacacatacctttaagaaaactctatatattccacttttttggatgcgtaaaattataaattactactccataataatagtggctaattaattatatatatattttttagtgatctcatttgtaacgtttcttaccattatcatatatttactaactGATAATTTGCATAATAAAGACGATAAATGAGAGGTAGcattgttcattagatttttgaaagtaatattttatgaaaatgagAGGTAGCATTTTTTatctactctttattactttgtattggtttttttctataccatctctctctctctccatttgcAGCCTatcgttttccaaaatttgatgatgattctatgacattaaatatgcattattagttttttattttattttattttattattttttatataaatttagtgtctctaacttgatttgttttgtatttcattcttcctttgatgcattggATGTGAGAAAGAGTGTTTCCCTAGCATTACACCACTAAAtgtggacaattttatttatttaatttaggcaaaatattatattttaaaaattttaaaataaaaaaggagtggaaatataaataatttaatgatgtATATGGGGgatgtggctgaatttaaatgtgaaataaaatgatacaagaaaaaaaataaaaataaaatacataacaataaacactaacttatccaaataattctatgtaatataataatagtgcattcttatatactatttttaattatttataatgcaatatgataatatttaacaatcaaagtcataaaaaaataataaaaaaaaacttaaaacacagaactaaatcccatcaaccaaaataaagttctaaagaacacaaaattttatcaagctaaaatagagatacaagaaaaataaaaatccaccaaaaaattgagggagaaagagtggaAAATAACcacttttttgtgagagaaaattatgtaaagaattgaagagtgaatgacaaatttatactaagaggatgaaaataaaaagaaacaaaataaaggaagataaaaggaaagaggaagagtgatatcaagTTAGAATATTTGGGGAGataaaaaggtaaagagaaggaGCAAagttggagaaagtgtaaatgttaaaacaaatgagtacaatttgatgagcacaattttcttttatttgaatttaagtaaaatactacattttttatttttcaaaacaaaaagagagagaaaatataaataatttaatgataagggGGACGTGGTTGAATTttaatattgagtaaaatagaagagaagaaaaaaaaagaaaaattaaaagatataacaataaacactaaattatccaaattatgctatgtaatggaatactattttatttttatctgctatctttaaatttttataatgtaatcggataaaatttaacaatcaaagagcaaaataataataataataacttaaaacaaaaaactaaattatatcaacctaaattagagttcttgaaaacacaaaatttattaACCTAAAGAGGAgaagtaattaaaaataaaaatccaccaaagcgttgagagagagagagagagagagagagagagagagagagagagagagagagaacctttttgtgagagaaaactatgcaaagaatggaaaagaatgacaaatttatagtaaaagggaagggataagaagagacaaataaaggaagatgaagggaaaaataaatagtaatattaaagtagagggtagtggggagatgaaaaagtaagggaagaagaaaggttaaagaaaatgtaaatattcaaaaaataagtgaatgtaaaaaaaattataggaaaattggaaataaaaaagaaatatatatagatgttaaaaccAATAAAGATGAACAtataaagtcaataatctatatatgtatatatatatatatatatatatatatatatttatatctttGTAAAAAACataggaataaataataagtaTGTGACGATTGACGTGGTGATGAGGTGGCGCAACATGAACTTAGTAGCAATAAATGCCACGCTttaacttttagtaatatagaTATAGACTAGTTGTAGACCCACATAGTGCGTGggaatagataattattttgtaattttgatataatttataattttctttcctaaatttgttgaaaataatttacTCTCACAAagaattaaacaatttctagaCTTTTTATGTAAGTGGTCCATATTATTCTAAATTATGTTATAGTATGTtatgtttcataatttttttttacaactaaattttttaagtttcaaatatattattcaaatttctcattccCTTAAAGGAGACTATCATTATAATCGaaactcatcacaaaattatacttaatattactcaaataattggtAGGCACATTCAAACACATAGccaagattgtgttttgatatatattcaaattctcacttCTAAAAGGACTAAGtattaactcaaaaaataattaaataaaagctataagtgagagagagagagagagagagagagagagagagagagagagagagagagagaggacttgTGATAGGGAACTCAAAAAATACAACATCAAAAAGTATTAAACCAAAATAGAGTTATAAGAAATACAATGATTCGTCAACTTAAAGTAAATTTGCaagaaagaataataaaaaaaaaaaaacaatcttaaTTAAGAACTCAAAAGGTGaagcataaaaatattatttcccatataatatttattgataTAATTTTGTACATAAGCTATGTtagaaatttgacaaattttcttaatttccaacctttctctctctatatcaAAAGCAtagaaaacatatataaaaaatggataagccatagaaaaaaaaaaatgaaacaactaCTTTCAAGACCTAAAATACAATAAATCCacatttttgaagaaaaaaaaaggttacctTTAACACCTCAAATATAGAAAACgtatctcaaaattttataattaaaaaaaaaacacaaaaatgtgaaatttttcCCAAACCCAATCCCTGCAAAACTATGATTCTAAACCTAAAAGGAATATATATACCCAAATTTTCTCACCCTCATATCAAACAGAAAAATGTATACAAACTCTTTTATAACCgaaacccaaaacccaacaaaaccatgattcaaaagtttaaaaataaataagtaaataaaatctcataaaaatccaaatttgtCTCCTTAAtatccaaaacacaaaaatgatatctcaaaattttataataaaaaaaaaaaatgaaagaaataaattatcTACAAATTTAGCAAACTTCGGCTTGTCTATCACTTGCTACCTTAGATAGGCCATAGCTAACTggaaacaacaaaagaaaaaaagaaatcaagaataGGTTAGGTactaaataaactaaaaaaataaaaaatactgaaaTGTAAGGTGATTCCCTACTTCTATTCCCTAAGAAAACCAATTTTTTTGCAGTTCCTATAGTGCAACAATTCCTGAAGTGTCAATGCTCATCATGTTTGTCATAAAAGGAACTCAATTTGATCAATAGTGATAAAATCAAGAGAGAAATCAACGTTGGTATTggatatttttcttcttctatcacCCACTTTATTATCATGTGATAAGTAGCATACATAGATTCAATGCAAAATGCACCACTTCTCATTGGAGTTTTAATGGTCATTGGATACTGACATATGCCAAAacctttaaatttcttattgatAATGATTTAGGGAAAACTATCACTACCACGAAAATTCTAGCAAGAAGattctgataaaaaaaaaaaaaaaaaaaccaagaatgacATTTCAATGTAATACATAAAGACCTGTACATTTCTTTGGTGGACTTAAAGTAGCATTGTATGAAAAAATTGTAGCAATGGAAAAAATAGCTCCAATGAAGCCTACTCATACATAACTCAAAAGTATCAGTATCAACTCCGTTATTGCTTTTGCAACTGCATTTAGTTTCCAATTATGAGCTCCAAAAGAGTGAGACTTGAATAAACGATAGTAGCTAGATcccactaaaattattttattttattctttagcATGGCTTTGAGagtatttttgttggtttatgGGAACCAATGTTGTTGGTACTTGAGATCTCCGATTGCACATCACCAACAAAATTAACTGGGAAAACCTAAAGAATATGcgggataaaaaagaaaaagaactaacTTGAGATGAACTTTCCAAATTTGCAAAAGTGGGGTAGAAcaattgcaaatatatatagGCAACTAATCAATAGtttgagaaaaattataatagcaTTTGAACGGTTTTCATAACTGCTTGattagggagagagagagaaagtcaTAGAGTTGAAGGAAGTTTGAATTAAGGGTCAATTGAATTTatgggaaagaaaaaatttagggAAACAttaattaagagagagagagtaatatatatatatatatatatatttataaaatgtgATGGTGTAATAAATGGGAAAATGCTaattgaaaaaggaaagaaaaaagaaaaagaaaaagaaaaaaagctagTGTGGTTGCTAATGTGGCTTAACAAGAgcgtagtaacaataaatactacgcttcagcttttaaaTATGTATGGATATAGACAAATTGGGAATTTtttgtttatctatttttcaaattgattgcTCAATAATGTAATTAAGGGTCTCAATTAAGtatttaaactattaattttcTCAATGTTTCACTGTAGGATTTAACAAAAGATATAGTAAGGTATTAGgcttattattaaaattatggttTTTCAATTCGGTTAGGATGTAACCAAATTGGatataataataagtaattGGGATATTTATTTAGGGTATGGTAACACCAATTGGGAGAAAAACATCAAGATTTGggataaatcaaagaattaaaaacatTAAGATTAGGACTTAGGCCAAATTTTGTGCTATTGATGTTCTTAatgattttttgtcaaattgAAGTTCCACTTATCAAATTAAGAAACCTAATTACAAGTTTGAACATCTAATTGGATGAGGTGACTAGTTGACtttagaatttgaaatgaaTAACCTTTGAAAGGCGAAGAAGATACTTGCTATGGAATTTGCACAAGATAGAGTGAATAGTAatttgttgggttctaagactttaggtttaaatgtattagaacttcattttctaatgttggcaaaccatgatcaaaacgtttagtcttgttttcgacttactcaaagtatgtttatgtgtaaagttggaatcaagtgtactgtaggatttactgtgtaaatctacctagctcgatcgatcaagaatTAGACTTGATTGATCGAAGCTCATGcaaattgtttttctgcagaattttccactTAGCCCAAGCGTATTTGACGTGTaggtttttatgttttgtcttatgtataaaaggaaaaaccctagctacgttttattgttgttgtttatgctgtgtaTGTGAAtatcttgtgagatctaaaggtgtttgccttcacatatacttagggttatcaagaatcaagattatgtcaagagcttgatgatcagtTCGGTTGatgcataaagagcttaaagatacataaGTGGGAGTACTTATGCTTGCTATGAATCCAAGTGAAGTAGTTCGTGGACTTGGAGCTGTCACATGGTTGTgatagtaagtttcctactcaaggtagcaataggatgttagtggtctaagtcgctattgtgtaaacttcaactCTTCATAGTGGATTtcttttaccttgaggatagctaggtaaATCCTCCTCagattttttaccggtttggttttcctgggttatcatattgttgtgttatttatttttcgcactttacatgatatgatatatttgtgttaacttagatctgaataatttgactaagtaatcacttggctaattaactaggttaatctggttgtattttaaggggtctaaaaatgtacagtAATGTTCTTTTGACACACAAAAAATGGGGTTTATTGTGGATTTGATTAGTTCATGTTTATTATGAGTTtggtggtaaaaaaaaaatttgatttgaaaagGAAGGCTTCAATTGAGGCAGAGACCAGTAAATGGCCTACCATAGATTGATAGGCTTTCAtactatttgaaaaaaataaagataaaaaaaaaaggattaagaaaaaaaattaacatgattttaaggttgaattttatcaaccatcttgttggctttattctgtgccaaatttgcttgtattttagcaattagtaaccttgtatttaggtgagaatcatgtaagggtagtgtgtgagagagtgtgaaaaaatgctTAAGATTATGCAAAGAAATAGGgactcgcgactagatctcccaggtggctcgtggcttgccAGCCGCTagaaagttgcacacgtgccaagcatgccagaagttgaagagtcGCGCTAGCTGTTGTACtataggacaaaagtcccagacTGGTTAGGCCGTTAGCTTgtggcttgaactcgcgactcaacccagtcgcgaggtcaagtcgccagaacaccctgtttgggaaaaactgacttttcacattccttctcaccctattatatatatacccttatacccacgattttgagagagcttccagagagaattttgagagagaaaccctagagaaaaataagattgattcatccacaatctttacatagagagtcttcaaattcctctactctcttcctctccattgtcaaatccttgagaggtacattaccaaaaccttttctcaccatacccatatatGTAAGgtggccatttggtgtttgggaagcagttaagaagggaccaatttcatattggtagatgctatggtcaagtagcggaatccggcaagctaaagaagaaataggttcggcgtaacctcgttggagtaggagcttggatggcttaggtacattgggtagattaggcttggagggtcttttactgtccatgtatcccaactacattctttaggggattgtttaccgcttagagggtggcggagaggttttacactgaaggctttggtttcctcttcgataacacattgagtgttgtccttgtatttgcatctctcttcccttaatcttttccatttaatttctaccatggatgtgattttatttggtttaaatatttttatcaattctgtattaattttatgttcattttccacatattaattgtttgatattaagcttgaatttttaatttgtaaattgagggtctaaacgttcaaggtgttttatacacttattgaactttcaataatCTATGTTATTTGCTACATTGTGTTGATTTGATGTATTACATAGAGGTGTTTACATACACAATATTTAGTACAAATCAGTGGTGTGGGCATTTGAGCTAGAATTGGACCACATGCCAATGAAATTATTGCCGGAGACAATTCAGTCATTGACAACAATGCATTAGGGAGATCATACTGCAATGAATTATAATGTGCCAAGCAAATTGTCCTCAAGTATCGTATTTTGCAATTTGATCAGCCATTGGTTGCTTCTATCCCAATAAAACCAACCCCTAcccaaatatataataatatgctAAAGTTTACTTTACAAGCTTAGTAGACAATAAAATGGGCTTCTAATGCCAACAATGACAATTCAGTTGCATGACTTTAAAGGTGTTTAGGCTGAACtagtttcattattttgttttgaccaTATGAGGTGTTGTATCCACCGAAGCTCTAGCGTTACTTCTCTCATGGCTGGCCTCTCATCTCCCTTCTTCTTGATGCATCTCAATGCAAGCTTAGTGAATGCTTGAATATCTTCATTGCTTCCTTGACTTAGCACCACATCATCAACAATTTGCAATATGCAATTCTCTTCCATTGACAAAACAAAGCAATCTACCAAATTTATATACTCTAGGAACATTTCTATGGGATGATGACCTGTTAAGACTTCCACCAATTCAACCCCAAAGCCATAAACATCACACTTTTTGGTGACACGTAGTGTGTCTAGATATTCTGGATATATGTATCCAATGGTTCCATCAATGGAATTACCTTGAAAAAAGTCTTCTCCAGGTGGAAttgaaaccaaaaaaccaaaaattgatAGTTTGGCAGTCCAGGACTCATCCAAAATATATTTGATGATTTGACATTGAAATAGGCTATTGGCCTTGGCCTACCATAGTCCATGTAACAAAGAGCTTAGGATATCTTAGTGGCCATTCTTACATGGCCAAGCCATGAGATCCGGCAAGGAATCTCATTGCATTGACCATGGAGATGATCAAAGAGGGTGTTATTGGAGATGAGTTGAAAAACCAACATGGGAATTTCAGTTTCAAGGCGGCAACCAAAGTCTCATAACGTTCTTGTGGCTGATCGATTGTTTTATTGTGACTTGGTTAAGAAGAAATCTACTATCATCTCAAAGGGCCAATGTGTTGGAGGACCTTTGACTTTAATAGCTACTTCCCGTTAATCTAGTGTTCCTTTTTAGAATGTTGCAATGTTAGCGTCGAGGATTAGATTAGGATTGAAGTTATTAGTAGCCTGTTGGATGTCCTTGGCAGAGAAAATCTTGATTGGTTCTATATCTCTACCTCGGTTGCAGGTAATTTGCTTTTTTAGTAACATTGCTATATTGCGGATGAAGTATTCTTCTTTGGCCTCAAATAACTTCCTTGCTTTCTCCATCCTGATACAGTGATTCTCTTCTCTACCcataaagttattaaaaaagTGGATATCACTTCATATGTAGTTAAAGCACATGtatctttaattaaaattacgtacaaaaaataaaagagaactaatctttgataattatgatttattttgCCTTGAAAAGGGCGGGAATGAAATGAGTCAACAACAATTTATGTACATGATGATAAGCAAATGGCCAAAATCCATTTTAAGCAGATAGTGGATCAAATTCATATATGTaattaagagaaaattttcGAGTACCTTTATAGAAAGGCCACCAAAGTTAGACCAAATACTCATCACGGTATAATCAAAATCTTACCAATCGTTGCCTAGAATTCGTAACAGAAGCAATTAGCAACGTTGTTGTTGCTAATACCAGAAAGTAAAGGTACAGTTTTGGTCGTACTTTGAATATAAGTTGAGATTTGATATTTCATGACAAACCACAATTATACTAAAGCAGacatgcaagaaaaataaaaaatcaacaaaaaaattgagagagagagagagagaaataacttTTTTCGTGAGGAAAAACTTTGtgaagaatgaaagaaagaatgtcaaatttatagtaaaagggtgtaaataagaagagacaaaataagaGAAGATGAAGAGTAATATTAAAGTAAAAGGTAATAAGGAGATGAAAAAgtaagagagggagaaaggttggagaaagtgtaaatatttaataaatgagtaaatgttaaaaaattataataaaaaaattagaaagaaatagGATAATGATGTGAACGCTGATGTGACTCAACTAaagcgtagcaacaataaatgttatacTTCATCTTTtagatagataaataaataaataaataaatatatatatatgttgatgatGGTTTTTCAAACAGGTTTTCAACATTTCAAGATTAGATTACGACAAATATGAGGTACACCACCTTTCATTCAAATTCACAACTAGGTTGAAAGAGTTGGTTTCCACTGTGAACTTCATCATTGAAGAACGTCGGGTTTGTTTAACATGTGGgttatagggtttttttttttttttttcagaaactGTAGGTTCAAGTTTAGTATAACAGgtcttcctaaaaaaaaaaggtctagtTTAATAGGTAAAATCTATTGTATTCTGtccacaaaataaaaaggtaaaatctattctaattaaaaacttaagttaacattaaaaaaaaaaaaaaaaaaactataattttgaatccttctttttttgatgaatagtTTGAATCCTTTTTAGCCTAATGATGATGAGTACTTGTCATTTGTCAAGTAGTAGATGTTACGGGGTTTAAATCATATCGTATTTGTAGGCAAAGCCTAGGAGATCGAGAGGGACCGAATagcccacccaaaaaaaaaagtttttaatggAAACGTGCGGAAGTCACAACTTTATGAGTTATCAGGATAAGTGAGAATATTATTCCAATAAGCCAACATTTTTGGGTTTACATGCGGTGATGCAATTTGAAGGAACAAGAAAGAGGCATAAGATACAGAAGGCAATCAAATAATCAAATCATCTTGATGtttctgttttcattttcaactaGAACTAGGATTACATAATTATTCTGTCCAAGAGGAAAGACGAATTCTGTTCTTTCAACATAGAACACCGTAGGCTGTAGCAAATGAAAACATCTAAAAAATGgacctatttttttatttctagctAGCAAGATTCACTGCAATAGGACTTCTGACTGAGTGCTTGCCGTCTGACCAAATCATATCTCCAAATACATAGCCGGCTCTAGTGCCTAATTTGGCAAAATGGGGCGTAATAATAACCTGGAAGGTCTTCTTTTCACCAGTTGTCTTGAACTCCAAAACTCTAGGTTTGACAGTGACGAAAACTGCAAAGGGTTGCCTGACACGCACATTGTATGTGCCTGGAGAACCAATGTTAGTTACTGTTCTAGTAAGAGTCACCTTTCGTGCTTGGATGTTAGGAACTGCGATTGAAGGGTAGTTGAAGTCCTCTATACTGAAAGTATCGGGACATGAATAAGGCTTCTGAGAAAATAATCGGATCATGGTATCATTGTAGCCACGAGCACATAAGAAGTTCAAGTAATCTTCAGTGGTAGCGTCATAAACGAGTCCAGGGTCCATTGCACTGTTTGGGTTCACATGTCCTGAACCATAGGCAAATGGTGTCGCTTCAACAGTGGATGAGTCCAGAATTGACTTCCTGGTGTTATCTCGGGTTTTTCCTGGATTTGAAAATGGAAATGGAAAGGTTAGAGGAGGTAAACAAGAATTTGGGACACTTCTCTGACTGCACAGCATGAAGGATTTGCAAAATGAACTCGAAGAGAATGTTTACCTGTAGTCATGATTGCAGATTTGATAGCTGATGGACTCCAGTGAGGGTACTGTGTTTTGAGAAGGCCAACAATGCCAGCAACATGAGGACATGACATGGAAGTGCCAGAGAGTACAGAGTAAGGAAACTGGCGTTTGTCATTATCTAATCCAGTGGGACTTGCTACTTCGGTGTAAGCAGCAAGTATGCTCACTCCTGGTGCAGTGATATCAGGCTGCAATTAACACAAAGAGTTAAGCACATAAGAGAATCTGCACATGAAGTATATTTGAAAACTCGTCCATATGAAACGAAGGTGACGGTCCCAGTGAACTCGTCAGTCTTGCTTGTGTGTTTGTAGACAAACGACGATAATATGAAGCCGACGGTTCCACCTCGAAGCTGATGGAGGCACCATGAATGAGATGGCTGGAATACGTAGACGAAATAAGAAGTTGATGGGAAGAAGCTTAAGGGGATAAGTAAACCTTTGACAGGTGTGATGTGGCCTTACT of Quercus lobata isolate SW786 chromosome 8, ValleyOak3.0 Primary Assembly, whole genome shotgun sequence contains these proteins:
- the LOC115955461 gene encoding subtilisin-like protease SBT5.4 → MVFRQRAAQLRVAPPHPKGVSSSSIPPPPFSLGTAATETSGATTDADAAVPPLTAMDDSDIRCDNVNCPDITAPGVSILAAYTEVASPTGLDNDKRQFPYSVLSGTSMSCPHVAGIVGLLKTQYPHWSPSAIKSAIMTTGKTRDNTRKSILDSSTVEATPFAYGSGHVNPNSAMDPGLVYDATTEDYLNFLCARGYNDTMIRLFSQKPYSCPDTFSIEDFNYPSIAVPNIQARKVTLTRTVTNIGSPGTYNVRVRQPFAVFVTVKPRVLEFKTTGEKKTFQVIITPHFAKLGTRAGYVFGDMIWSDGKHSVRSPIAVNLAS